TTGATCGCCCTGATCGCTGTGGATCACGGTGATCACCGTGACCGAGGTAGCGTTTTTGGGCACCTGCGTAGTAGCGACGGTGGTAAACATTTCCGTCTCCATTCCGGTGGTTGACTCATACTCCGTCGTTTCGGCGGTGACATCTTCGTGATCTTcttcctcatcatcatcatctgcaaCCGTGACGTTCGAATTGCTGGCCACTAACACAACAGTCAGCTTCACAACACCCGCGGCATCCGTTTCGTTGGAGTAcaccgtgttttgtgtttcagcAACCACATTTTTTCCTTCCGGGTTGACCCAAATATGTGCCAGCGGATGGATGGCGTTTACCGATTGTAAATGTAGCTCAGAAACGTTGGCCGTTTCCAACGATCTATTGCTCGGGGTACTAGGCTCATCGTGAACGACAACCACACTGTTTGCCAAACTGTTGAGAGCAGCACCGAGACCGGTACCGTTCTGAGGGATAGGAATCGCTACGGTCACGGTGCACAGCACCCCAAACTGCAATTGCAAGCGGTAGAACTGTTAGGAAGGCAACAAGATGATCGAAACATTATCACAAACGACTCCACCTACGAGAAATAATGTTATTCCGGCGATTATCGACATTCTGCAATCGGTAAACCACTGGTTCTAGCTGGCCGTCGCTCCTGGTGGCTAGTATTGCACTAACTTCCGATGATAAGATCGTTCGCGGCGCACAGTGCCGCTGGTTTTATGCGATCCGAAGGCCGTTAATGGGTAGAGTACCCAAagaaacaaagcaacaaaagtGGCCTCCAGTGAACCAGTTCCTGCGCCGGCCTGTTTCACGTTGACATTGATCCGTCGCTTCACTCAGTGGAGCCCGTGGTACGGTTAGCGACAAGCGGTGCGCTGTGCCGTGAAAATTAGCATCTGCCCCGCAGCATCACATGTCGTGACGGATTAATTCGTTGCTACGCCGTGGCAGCGCAAAATGTGCCATGGCTTTTGGAAAGGCACGGGTTGCATGTCTTCATTGTATTTATTCTTAACAAAATCCGATTACGAAATGTCTTAAATCTTACAACAAAATTGTTGTAAGAACATGCTTCTCGGTCGGTTTCTTGAATGCCTGCCGCCGGTTAACACAAGAGCCAACGAGGGCAGTGACCCATGCGGTTGGGCAATAACGTAAATTGTGTTGAAATAACAAACAGTATTTGTACCAGATGTAAAGCGTAACGTCGAGATTGCTAATTTCCCTGTTTCCTAACAGCCTGATGGCACGCTAATTGATCTTTAGCGCCGTTTAACCGGATGAAAGCCAACGTATAAACAGTTTAATATATTACCAACAAGTGCGTAAAGGAAGCATTTTTGTCCTCCACCGAGGAGACAGAGGAGGTCTGATCTGAGGAAAGAATGAGGAATTTTCCGGCTTATCCATTAGCACTTCGGAACAAACAAATTAGCTTCCCGGGGCGCTGTGGCtaacgaaaacaacacaataAACGCACACCGATTGATTTTTCGGTGCGATAGAATTGCACCATTGCGATCGTATCACGAAGAGTTTGAGATCCATCTGACGACGGGCCGGTTCGATCTCGCCCATGTCACTTCCGTTGTGGATGATAATTAGTGCTCCGATTTGTGGCGCAAAGATCGGTTGAAGCCCATCTAGgcgtgatggtgatgacgtCGAACAAAATGACGAACCTTCGGCACGGCCCACCACCGTTGAGGTGACATCCGTGTGCTAAACGATGCGAAATAAATACCCGTATAAATAGACCTGATGGGCCGCACGGGAGGATGGTGTCATTTGCCAGCGCACATCCGAAAGGATCAGTGATCATTAGCCGGGTTTGCTTTTTGTAACACGCTCCCCTCAAAATCGAACGAGACCACGGCTCTTCGAGTGCCATATTTTGTGAGAAACTACCTGTGAAACAATGGTGCCGATGGGAAAGCTGCTTGTGACACTGTGCTGCGTTTGCTGGGCCGGGCGGCTGTGTGTGGCGGTGCCAATCCCGGAC
The nucleotide sequence above comes from Anopheles bellator chromosome 1, idAnoBellAS_SP24_06.2, whole genome shotgun sequence. Encoded proteins:
- the LOC131216087 gene encoding uncharacterized protein LOC131216087, producing the protein MSIIAGITLFLFGVLCTVTVAIPIPQNGTGLGAALNSLANSVVVVHDEPSTPSNRSLETANVSELHLQSVNAIHPLAHIWVNPEGKNVVAETQNTVYSNETDAAGVVKLTVVLVASNSNVTVADDDDEEEDHEDVTAETTEYESTTGMETEMFTTVATTQVPKNATSVTVITVIHSDQGDQEKEEKIKENIKEVEAMPVILTGGV